Proteins from one Pontibacter korlensis genomic window:
- a CDS encoding glycosyltransferase family 4 protein — protein sequence MEVLYISRSNSDKPHPFVEEQAAALTKNHGVKIEHFLIRSGGVLGYLKAVNQLADYIKENKTDIIHVHYGLSALVAVISRLILFKSIKIIVTYHGSDINKASERRISLFAARFSSHNIVVSEKMLKYFRHNCTVIPCGVDTDIELNYRECTRKHYGWGNNDFVILFSSSFTREEKDPDFAFKVVDDLKRVSDKSIKFIELKGYTREELTKLMQAADALIMCSKTEGSPQVVKEAILNSLPVISNDVGDVKAICSTADNCFIIPKKVDEYVKCLHFLSQTNPRIKNRLPVIEAFSNRLISTKLFNIYSQTLS from the coding sequence ATGGAGGTATTATACATAAGTAGGTCTAACTCAGACAAACCACATCCATTTGTAGAAGAACAGGCAGCAGCCCTTACCAAAAACCACGGTGTCAAGATAGAACATTTCTTGATAAGAAGTGGTGGAGTATTGGGGTACTTGAAAGCTGTAAATCAATTAGCAGATTATATTAAAGAGAATAAGACAGACATCATCCATGTGCACTATGGTCTGTCAGCGCTGGTTGCAGTAATCAGTAGATTGATACTTTTTAAAAGTATCAAGATTATAGTAACATATCACGGCAGCGACATAAACAAAGCATCAGAACGACGTATTTCATTATTTGCTGCCCGTTTCTCCTCTCACAATATAGTTGTGTCAGAGAAGATGCTCAAATATTTCCGTCATAACTGCACTGTTATTCCCTGTGGCGTAGACACCGATATAGAGCTTAATTACCGAGAATGCACAAGAAAGCATTATGGCTGGGGAAATAATGATTTCGTTATACTTTTCTCATCAAGCTTCACTCGTGAAGAGAAGGACCCAGATTTTGCCTTTAAAGTGGTTGATGATTTAAAGAGGGTTTCAGATAAATCAATTAAGTTTATTGAGTTGAAGGGATATACAAGGGAGGAGCTTACAAAACTGATGCAGGCTGCAGATGCCCTTATTATGTGCAGTAAGACAGAAGGAAGCCCTCAAGTAGTTAAAGAAGCAATCCTTAATTCACTCCCGGTCATTTCAAATGATGTAGGTGATGTGAAAGCAATCTGCTCAACTGCTGACAACTGCTTTATCATTCCTAAAAAAGTAGATGAGTATGTTAAGTGCCTGCACTTCCTTTCTCAGACTAACCCAAGGATCAAGAACAGGTTGCCAGTGATTGAAGCCTTCAGCAATCGACTTATATCGACCAAACTGTTTAACATTTACAGTCAAACCCTATCCTAG
- a CDS encoding glycosyltransferase, producing the protein MTLNVQKTRVLIFIGSMRSGGKERRLIELLTFLKEDDAYDFLIVLTEDEIHYPSFYDLGVPYVVLPKLWKKNDFTVFYQFYKICKEYSPHLIHTWGRMQTFYTLPTVLRYGIPIINSQITSAPPRINKWSTDRLIDQLNFFGSKIILSNSKAGLDSFKPPLEKSRVIYNGINLSRFVDLPDPERIKLKYNILTRHAVVMSASVSPNKNYDLFCEVAEIVAKRRTDVTFIGVGQSHDDAKYKELLERVKGNSRILLPGRINDVEALVNACDIGVLFSMNGEGISNSIMEYMALGKPVIANEEGGTKELVYHNENGYLISNHSAQEVADMVMDLLSNSAKYASFGKRSQEIIYQKFSLEQMGRSFESVYREALAYGHSSQAKSVVTSYAPTVHQ; encoded by the coding sequence ATGACTTTAAATGTACAGAAGACGCGAGTACTTATCTTTATTGGTAGCATGAGATCTGGAGGTAAAGAGAGGCGGCTGATTGAGCTTCTAACATTTCTAAAGGAGGACGATGCCTATGATTTTTTAATTGTACTAACAGAGGATGAAATACATTATCCTTCCTTCTATGACTTGGGTGTACCTTATGTGGTTTTACCAAAACTGTGGAAGAAAAATGACTTTACAGTCTTTTACCAGTTCTATAAAATATGTAAAGAGTATTCCCCACATCTCATTCATACCTGGGGGCGCATGCAGACTTTTTATACACTTCCAACTGTCTTAAGATACGGAATTCCAATAATAAACAGTCAAATAACCTCAGCTCCACCACGTATTAACAAGTGGTCTACTGACAGGTTGATTGACCAACTCAATTTTTTCGGTTCAAAAATTATACTTTCTAATTCTAAAGCCGGCTTAGATTCTTTTAAACCGCCATTAGAAAAAAGCCGCGTTATTTATAATGGCATCAACCTATCTCGCTTCGTTGACTTACCAGACCCGGAGCGTATCAAGCTAAAGTATAATATTCTTACCCGGCATGCTGTTGTTATGTCTGCCTCCGTTTCACCGAACAAAAACTACGACCTGTTCTGTGAGGTCGCAGAGATAGTTGCCAAGAGAAGAACTGATGTAACTTTTATAGGAGTTGGTCAAAGTCATGATGATGCTAAGTATAAAGAGCTTTTGGAGAGAGTCAAAGGTAATTCCAGAATACTACTGCCTGGAAGGATAAATGATGTGGAAGCTCTAGTAAATGCATGTGACATAGGTGTATTATTCTCAATGAACGGAGAAGGTATCTCTAACTCTATAATGGAATATATGGCCCTCGGAAAACCTGTAATAGCTAATGAGGAAGGTGGAACGAAAGAGCTTGTTTACCATAACGAGAACGGATACTTAATATCAAACCACTCTGCACAAGAGGTTGCAGACATGGTGATGGACCTACTCAGCAACTCAGCAAAATATGCATCCTTTGGCAAAAGGAGCCAGGAAATAATTTACCAGAAATTCTCACTGGAACAAATGGGCAGATCCTTCGAATCTGTCTATCGAGAAGCACTTGCTTATGGGCACAGCAGCCAAGCAAAGAGTGTAGTAACAAGCTATGCACCTACTGTTCACCAATAA
- a CDS encoding glycosyltransferase family 4 protein: MHEEKPSGGAAVQAYGWIRGLSEAGQDVHIITTPNPNGILKEECKELKIVPLYDKQKGIRWIRWVYYRLPYIYNKIKLTKPDYLYQGIPGWTSFFIGMICHQLNIKYVLRISNDFLLDDRILLNYSKAHRFFQKLGLKLSYCILCQNEYQLGVIQKELPHKKTIKLANPIFLKATEAPVEPEKRNYIAWLGLYQYQKNLKLLYEIATSLPNEQFFVAGKESSKCDDETKLYLRKLEKLQNVKFVGFLSREQVLPFLSKAKFLLNTSHYEGFSNTFLEAMSTGTPILSSHKVNPDSIISKYKLGLVYEDAESLQNQLSKITPDTYKEMSSNVLAYVKENHEYKTLANKLLSFLELN, from the coding sequence ATGCATGAAGAAAAACCATCAGGTGGAGCTGCTGTGCAAGCGTATGGTTGGATAAGAGGTTTGTCTGAAGCAGGCCAGGATGTACATATTATCACAACACCTAACCCGAACGGTATTTTAAAAGAGGAGTGCAAAGAGCTAAAGATTGTTCCACTCTATGATAAACAGAAAGGCATTCGTTGGATAAGGTGGGTATACTACCGCCTGCCATACATCTACAATAAGATTAAGCTAACAAAACCAGACTATCTGTATCAGGGAATCCCTGGCTGGACATCGTTTTTCATTGGCATGATCTGCCATCAGCTAAATATTAAATATGTGCTTAGGATCTCAAATGACTTTCTTCTGGATGACAGAATATTACTTAATTATTCAAAGGCACATCGTTTTTTTCAAAAGCTAGGGCTAAAACTTTCCTACTGTATACTTTGCCAGAATGAATACCAGTTGGGAGTCATTCAGAAGGAATTGCCTCATAAAAAGACTATCAAGCTGGCAAACCCTATTTTTCTGAAAGCTACTGAGGCACCTGTTGAACCAGAAAAAAGAAACTACATCGCCTGGCTCGGCCTGTACCAGTATCAGAAGAACCTGAAACTTCTTTATGAAATCGCTACAAGCTTACCTAATGAACAGTTTTTTGTGGCAGGTAAAGAATCATCTAAATGTGACGACGAGACCAAACTGTACTTAAGGAAGCTAGAGAAGTTACAAAATGTAAAGTTTGTAGGCTTCCTGAGCAGAGAGCAGGTGTTGCCATTTTTATCGAAGGCAAAATTCCTGCTAAACACATCGCACTACGAGGGGTTCAGCAACACCTTCTTAGAGGCAATGTCTACCGGAACACCAATCCTGTCGAGTCACAAAGTAAATCCGGATTCGATCATTTCTAAGTATAAGCTAGGCTTGGTCTACGAGGATGCTGAAAGTTTACAGAACCAGCTTTCCAAAATAACACCAGATACCTACAAAGAAATGTCAAGTAATGTGCTGGCTTATGTAAAGGAAAACCATGAGTATAAAACGCTGGCAAATAAACTACTGAGCTTCTTGGAGCTAAATTAA
- a CDS encoding glycosyltransferase — MFSFIIPLYNKEQTIASAMESVLNQTRKEYEVLVVNDGTTNKKPSNCRVIPRP; from the coding sequence TTGTTTAGTTTTATAATTCCGCTATACAATAAAGAGCAAACCATCGCTTCTGCCATGGAGTCTGTTCTCAACCAGACACGGAAGGAGTATGAGGTACTCGTTGTGAATGATGGCACTACAAATAAAAAGCCTTCAAATTGTAGAGTCATTCCGCGACCCTAG
- a CDS encoding O-antigen ligase family protein: MIILALFIVNALVSTVKGYSPKEMYGITSGILYGNIIAEGFNVIALSIFVVTLGFIEHKKVLNLIILAVTFSFIMLSLRRSVMGISAMGIGIAYLTILTKEKAKTFFAFGCLALMLGLAIVTTTDLADHFKERYELRKLDERELEEEKRFFEYELLYKDMFVYRDYSPLIGYELFNSWGNYGRGVLEERSLHGDLTSITHSTGFIGLFLYLLMVFSAFKRSFRSAESRTDMLTIIFCALSFMIYTITGRYTEIGATMMLYLVLMLPLAKKEAEAEEAQTESEVMEPNVRQKSLATTKIDTQAIHS; this comes from the coding sequence ATGATCATACTAGCTTTATTTATAGTGAACGCTTTGGTCTCTACAGTTAAAGGCTATTCTCCAAAAGAAATGTATGGTATCACGAGTGGTATTCTGTACGGCAACATAATCGCAGAAGGCTTCAACGTTATTGCGCTCTCCATATTCGTAGTCACCTTAGGTTTTATTGAGCACAAGAAAGTGTTAAACCTGATAATCTTAGCCGTTACCTTCTCATTTATCATGTTAAGCCTCAGGCGTTCTGTGATGGGTATAAGTGCCATGGGTATAGGCATAGCTTACCTTACTATTCTTACAAAAGAGAAGGCTAAGACCTTTTTTGCCTTTGGGTGCCTTGCCCTGATGCTGGGGCTTGCCATTGTTACTACCACAGACCTAGCTGACCACTTCAAAGAAAGATACGAGCTTCGAAAGCTTGACGAAAGGGAGCTTGAGGAAGAGAAAAGGTTCTTTGAGTATGAGCTTCTTTACAAAGATATGTTCGTTTACCGCGACTATAGTCCTTTGATCGGGTATGAGCTGTTTAACAGCTGGGGCAACTATGGTAGAGGTGTGTTGGAAGAGAGAAGTCTTCATGGGGACCTGACTAGCATCACCCACTCAACTGGCTTTATCGGTCTTTTTCTATACCTGCTAATGGTATTCTCGGCATTCAAAAGATCTTTTAGGTCAGCAGAATCAAGAACCGACATGCTGACTATTATCTTCTGCGCTTTGTCATTCATGATCTATACTATAACCGGACGCTACACTGAGATTGGGGCAACCATGATGCTTTACCTTGTACTCATGCTACCGCTGGCTAAGAAAGAAGCAGAGGCTGAGGAGGCTCAAACAGAAAGCGAGGTTATGGAACCAAATGTACGACAAAAATCACTTGCTACTACCAAGATAGATACACAAGCAATTCACAGTTAA
- a CDS encoding lipopolysaccharide biosynthesis protein, producing MNQEVVSAAPTLKKKENLKQRAYLNSLTNIIDYVVTQFTGFLVSPFIVSGLGNSMYGVWQMLSQMSGYAKVADTRATQVLKWTIAKKKDIVDEEELRSDVTSALAITGLIVPLVLIAGSVVSWYAPIITKVEQEYYTLVRITCSLMILSLVVSKLFDLYESVLRGMNLAFKRMGLRAAIVAFGGGLKVLVLTQGYGLIALAIVQLVITLIIGITYYIVVKKTVSWFGFGRTNFAKIKIFSKVSGWYLADTGASLLLGNSDKILLGFIAGPIAVTYYTLTLFLPTAFQGIINRIVMGVLPGIGKLLGLQEYDKLKNVLENINSITFLLITASAVTITIINSSFLNAWVGGELYAGNIANTLIMVMVIQDTFIRNDAYILSATLDLKDKVLLTLAAGVLFILIGFFLVGKLQITGLCISLLAGKLILFIGQRHLIHSKIQYTSASSILARIRPLLVSLAMLAGAGYITTTMKPLSILEMAGLTPLIFLVAFLVYYFLGLNKNNRSELIRIVSSIKLFKYD from the coding sequence TTGAACCAGGAAGTAGTATCCGCCGCCCCAACACTTAAGAAAAAAGAGAACTTAAAGCAGAGAGCTTACCTCAACTCTTTAACAAACATTATTGATTATGTGGTTACCCAATTTACTGGCTTTCTAGTTAGTCCTTTTATTGTTAGTGGCTTGGGCAACTCCATGTATGGTGTCTGGCAAATGCTAAGCCAGATGAGCGGCTATGCGAAAGTTGCAGATACAAGGGCAACACAAGTGCTTAAATGGACTATTGCCAAGAAAAAAGACATTGTAGATGAAGAGGAACTAAGAAGCGATGTAACTAGCGCCCTTGCTATAACAGGCCTTATTGTGCCCCTGGTCCTGATAGCCGGAAGTGTGGTTTCATGGTATGCCCCTATCATCACAAAGGTAGAACAGGAATATTACACGTTAGTTAGAATTACGTGTTCCCTAATGATCCTGTCGCTTGTTGTGTCAAAGCTATTCGACCTGTACGAGTCTGTTTTAAGGGGGATGAATCTCGCTTTTAAACGAATGGGATTGCGTGCTGCAATTGTAGCTTTCGGAGGCGGTTTAAAAGTGCTAGTACTAACGCAGGGATATGGTTTGATAGCCCTCGCTATTGTGCAGTTAGTTATAACACTGATAATAGGTATAACCTATTATATAGTAGTTAAAAAAACAGTAAGCTGGTTCGGGTTTGGCCGCACCAATTTTGCTAAGATCAAGATTTTCAGCAAGGTGAGCGGCTGGTATTTGGCCGATACCGGTGCCAGCCTTCTATTAGGCAACAGTGATAAAATATTACTTGGCTTTATAGCTGGGCCAATAGCAGTTACCTACTACACACTCACCTTGTTTCTACCGACTGCATTTCAAGGTATTATCAACCGAATTGTAATGGGAGTACTGCCCGGAATAGGAAAGCTGTTAGGACTACAAGAGTATGACAAGTTAAAAAACGTGTTAGAAAACATTAACAGCATTACGTTTCTTCTCATCACAGCTTCAGCCGTTACTATAACTATAATAAACAGCTCCTTTTTAAATGCATGGGTTGGGGGAGAGCTGTATGCAGGCAACATTGCCAATACACTGATTATGGTTATGGTCATCCAAGACACCTTCATCAGGAACGATGCTTACATACTTAGCGCAACTCTTGATCTTAAAGATAAAGTCTTATTAACCCTTGCAGCCGGTGTTCTGTTTATACTGATTGGATTCTTCCTGGTGGGCAAGTTGCAGATAACCGGCCTTTGTATAAGCTTGTTGGCAGGAAAATTAATTTTGTTTATAGGGCAAAGACATCTCATACACAGCAAGATTCAATATACCTCTGCCAGCTCCATACTAGCCAGAATCAGGCCATTGCTAGTGTCTTTAGCTATGCTCGCAGGAGCTGGGTACATCACCACAACAATGAAACCACTTAGTATACTGGAAATGGCAGGCCTTACGCCCCTCATTTTTCTAGTGGCGTTTCTAGTATACTATTTTCTAGGGCTAAACAAAAACAACAGATCCGAGCTGATCAGAATAGTCTCTTCCATCAAGCTATTCAAGTATGACTGA
- a CDS encoding NAD-dependent epimerase, which translates to MKVLVTGTAGFVGFHLAEHLLSRGDEVIGLDNINDYYDTSLKFARLAESGISEELVEWNKEVASLKHPNYKFIRMNLEDKEDLMSLCDREQFDVIVHLAAQAGVRYSISNPDAYAQSNLVSFLNVLEASRHFKIKHLVYASSSSVYGLNETMPFSVKHCVDHPVSLYAASKKANELMAHTYSHLYRIPTSGLRFFTVYGPWGRPDMAYFLFTKAICNGEPIQVFNHGKMKRDFTYIDDIVTGIVNVLDKPAEPCKNWNAKRPDPSRSTAPYCIYNIGNNKPVALMSFIKTIEECLGKEAVLEMKGIQDGDVTATWANVDDLIQNFNYKPDTNLKAGLKRFTDWYTSYYTLEQLPLAANA; encoded by the coding sequence ATGAAAGTATTAGTCACTGGTACCGCAGGCTTTGTTGGTTTCCATTTAGCGGAGCATCTACTCAGCAGAGGAGATGAGGTAATAGGCTTAGATAACATTAATGACTACTATGATACTAGCCTGAAGTTTGCCAGGCTTGCTGAAAGTGGCATAAGTGAGGAATTGGTGGAGTGGAACAAAGAAGTAGCCAGTTTGAAGCACCCCAACTATAAGTTCATCAGAATGAACTTAGAAGATAAGGAGGACCTGATGTCTCTTTGTGACCGAGAGCAGTTTGATGTTATTGTGCATTTAGCGGCACAGGCAGGTGTACGGTATTCCATCTCAAACCCTGATGCCTACGCACAATCAAACTTAGTCAGCTTTCTGAACGTGCTTGAAGCTAGCAGGCATTTTAAAATAAAGCACCTGGTATATGCCAGCTCATCCAGTGTGTATGGGCTGAATGAAACGATGCCTTTCTCTGTAAAGCACTGTGTTGACCACCCTGTTTCACTCTATGCTGCCAGCAAAAAGGCTAACGAGCTGATGGCTCATACCTACAGTCATCTATACAGAATTCCGACTTCCGGCCTGCGCTTTTTTACAGTATATGGTCCTTGGGGCAGGCCAGACATGGCTTACTTTCTTTTTACAAAAGCCATTTGTAATGGTGAGCCTATACAGGTGTTCAACCATGGTAAAATGAAAAGAGATTTTACTTATATCGACGACATTGTAACGGGTATAGTAAATGTGTTGGATAAACCTGCTGAGCCTTGCAAGAACTGGAATGCGAAAAGACCTGATCCGTCAAGGTCCACTGCTCCATATTGTATATACAATATCGGAAACAATAAGCCAGTAGCGCTTATGAGCTTCATTAAAACTATAGAAGAATGTTTAGGGAAAGAAGCTGTACTAGAAATGAAAGGCATTCAGGATGGAGACGTTACAGCTACCTGGGCAAACGTAGATGACCTTATTCAAAACTTCAACTATAAGCCCGACACTAACTTGAAAGCTGGGCTTAAAAGGTTTACTGATTGGTACACGAGCTACTATACATTAGAACAGTTACCGCTTGCTGCTAATGCATAG
- a CDS encoding UpxY family transcription antiterminator, which translates to MSELNEKWYAVYTKPRWEKKVADTLAQKNLTAYCPLNKVTRQWSDRKKLVHAPLFTSYVFVRIAEKQISEIKKASGVISMVNWLGKPAVIKDEEIETIKRFLKEHQNVQLEKIQFSVEDKIKVTAGSFLDKEGTIVAVKNNTVRVALPSLNYVLYAEIAKSSAVKVD; encoded by the coding sequence ATGAGTGAATTAAATGAGAAGTGGTACGCAGTTTACACAAAACCCCGCTGGGAGAAAAAAGTAGCAGACACGCTGGCACAAAAAAACCTTACCGCTTACTGCCCTCTTAATAAAGTAACACGACAGTGGAGCGACAGGAAAAAGTTGGTGCATGCGCCTTTGTTTACTTCTTATGTTTTTGTGCGCATTGCTGAAAAGCAGATCAGTGAAATAAAAAAAGCTAGTGGGGTTATCAGCATGGTAAACTGGCTTGGGAAGCCGGCTGTAATCAAGGATGAGGAGATAGAGACGATCAAGCGGTTTCTGAAAGAGCACCAGAATGTACAGCTAGAGAAAATTCAATTCAGTGTAGAAGATAAGATCAAGGTGACTGCAGGTTCCTTTTTAGATAAAGAAGGTACTATAGTCGCAGTAAAAAACAACACTGTGCGGGTTGCCCTTCCTTCTCTCAACTATGTTTTGTATGCTGAGATTGCCAAATCAAGCGCTGTAAAGGTTGATTAA
- a CDS encoding GumC family protein, with the protein MDKNKVNAEDNLVASLVYKFLPFWPLFVVLFILSVAGAWAYLKFYATPTYAITASLIIRDEEKGVNASKITESIDAFSSNKIVENELNVLRSNALMNQVVNELKLYAPVYEETKLRSVPAYTSSPITITLKDPEKATENPMIFFTYDESSKEVIIDSKKYSIGTWEKTPYGVMLFSENEKQTSTTTNPLYFSIISPTRAANQLSGSIFIESAGKLSSVVNLYLEDKVPERGEDILNALIHAYQKAAVTEKNSLVSQTLAFVEERIQLIEKELQNLEDKIVKYKSTQGAVNLNEQGKLFLQSVDNNDRRLNEINLQLAVLDNVERYVVRKNKDLGIVPSTLGVSDPVLSQLLQKLYNSEIQYQQLSKTTAENNPLLVSLREEIESIRPGILENIRNQRDNLVSSRSKLSSTNSSYSSVLQSIPRKERELLEISRQQAIKNNAYSFLLQKREETMLSYAPTAEDIRVVDMAESSKTPVSPNALYVYLSAVVLALAGGVALVTGKEMLHSKVLFRSEIEAYLNAPIVAELSTVKNHDKNLPLQPAEVAQVEQFRQLRVTMGLYGRTFTRRKIMVTSSIPGEGKSFVSTNLAISLSSSGKKVVILDFDLRNPNTSVLFENANQTGIIEYLKDNLDPRDIIRSTSFDNLSMIPAGIDIGDHTELLLNSKMEELFSYLEESYDYVIIDTPPVDLVSDAYLLSEYCDISLLVIRHAYTPKSFIQRLSQNNKLRSMGNVAIVFNGVKPRGFVKGQYGYGYGYGYENKYGDKTYRARKLATKS; encoded by the coding sequence ATGGATAAAAATAAGGTTAATGCCGAGGATAACTTGGTAGCATCGCTGGTATATAAGTTTTTGCCTTTCTGGCCTCTCTTTGTGGTATTGTTTATTTTATCAGTTGCAGGTGCTTGGGCCTACCTTAAGTTTTACGCAACTCCTACCTATGCCATAACCGCCTCTTTGATTATAAGGGATGAAGAGAAGGGTGTAAATGCCTCGAAAATTACTGAATCTATTGATGCGTTTAGCTCTAACAAGATTGTAGAGAACGAGTTGAATGTGTTACGATCCAATGCACTGATGAACCAGGTGGTAAACGAACTTAAGCTGTATGCTCCTGTTTATGAGGAAACAAAGCTGAGGTCTGTTCCTGCTTATACCTCCTCCCCTATTACTATTACACTAAAGGATCCGGAGAAAGCCACTGAAAACCCAATGATCTTTTTTACTTATGATGAGTCATCTAAAGAAGTAATAATAGACAGCAAGAAATACTCTATCGGCACCTGGGAGAAAACACCTTATGGCGTTATGCTCTTCTCAGAAAACGAAAAACAGACGTCGACCACAACCAACCCCTTATATTTTTCCATCATAAGCCCTACAAGGGCAGCTAACCAGCTTAGCGGCAGTATATTTATTGAGTCGGCGGGCAAACTTTCTAGCGTTGTAAATTTATACCTGGAAGACAAAGTACCGGAGAGAGGTGAGGACATTCTGAATGCTCTTATCCATGCGTACCAAAAAGCGGCGGTAACTGAAAAGAACTCCCTTGTTTCGCAGACTTTAGCTTTTGTAGAAGAGCGTATTCAACTGATAGAAAAAGAGCTACAGAATCTGGAAGACAAAATAGTAAAATACAAGTCTACACAAGGCGCAGTCAACCTGAATGAACAGGGGAAGCTTTTTCTCCAAAGCGTAGATAACAATGACCGTCGTCTGAATGAAATAAACCTGCAGCTAGCGGTTCTAGATAATGTAGAAAGGTACGTTGTAAGAAAAAATAAAGATTTGGGTATTGTTCCTTCAACTTTGGGTGTAAGCGACCCAGTACTGTCACAGCTTTTACAGAAGCTTTATAATTCTGAAATACAGTACCAGCAACTCAGCAAAACTACCGCTGAAAACAACCCATTGCTCGTTTCTTTAAGAGAAGAGATAGAAAGTATAAGGCCAGGTATATTAGAAAACATCCGCAACCAGCGTGACAACTTAGTCTCAAGCCGCTCCAAGCTTTCCTCAACAAATAGTTCATATAGCTCTGTACTACAAAGTATCCCTAGAAAAGAAAGGGAGCTACTGGAAATTAGCCGGCAGCAGGCCATAAAAAACAATGCTTATAGCTTCCTTCTGCAGAAGCGCGAAGAAACCATGCTGTCGTATGCCCCTACAGCTGAAGATATCAGGGTAGTAGACATGGCTGAGTCTTCAAAGACACCAGTGAGCCCTAATGCACTATATGTATACCTATCTGCAGTTGTACTTGCTTTGGCAGGAGGAGTTGCCCTGGTTACGGGCAAAGAGATGCTTCACAGCAAAGTTCTCTTCAGATCAGAAATTGAAGCCTATCTTAATGCCCCAATTGTTGCTGAATTGTCTACTGTAAAAAATCATGACAAGAACTTACCGCTACAACCAGCAGAAGTAGCCCAGGTAGAACAGTTCAGGCAGCTAAGGGTAACCATGGGCCTTTATGGGCGAACATTTACCAGACGCAAAATTATGGTAACCTCCAGTATTCCAGGAGAAGGCAAAAGCTTTGTGAGCACAAACTTGGCCATCAGCCTGTCTTCTTCTGGCAAAAAGGTAGTTATACTTGATTTTGACTTAAGAAACCCTAATACTTCTGTGCTGTTCGAAAATGCTAATCAGACAGGCATTATAGAGTATCTTAAAGACAACCTGGATCCAAGGGATATTATAAGAAGCACTTCCTTCGACAATCTCAGTATGATACCCGCCGGTATTGATATAGGTGATCACACTGAACTCTTGCTAAACAGCAAGATGGAGGAGCTATTCAGCTACCTGGAGGAGTCTTATGACTATGTGATTATAGACACACCTCCTGTTGATCTTGTTTCAGATGCTTATTTGCTGTCGGAGTACTGTGATATATCACTACTCGTGATCAGGCACGCCTATACCCCAAAAAGCTTTATTCAGCGCTTATCACAAAACAACAAACTTCGATCTATGGGTAATGTAGCTATTGTTTTCAATGGCGTAAAACCAAGAGGATTTGTGAAGGGCCAGTACGGCTACGGCTATGGCTATGGCTACGAAAACAAGTATGGTGATAAAACCTACAGGGCAAGAAAACTCGCAACAAAATCATAA
- a CDS encoding polysaccharide biosynthesis/export family protein: MRVHKFFGLVLVPFVILLQFSCTNTKNAIYFSDLGNTEFSSATEKLEPVIQRNDLLNISVSSLNPNASQIFNVNSTGDIRSISASSSVAPATGYLVDQDGFIQFPVLGKVKAAGLTKKALKDGIENELLRRKLLLDPIVDVRYLNYKVSVLGEVANPSVLTVPNEKITLLEALGLAGDLTIFASRNNVLLIREEEGKKKLIRIDLTTDELFKSPYYYLKSNDIVYVEPNKTKIASAGAARQWLPLVISSLTLVVVSIDRLTR; encoded by the coding sequence ATGAGAGTTCATAAATTTTTTGGATTAGTCCTCGTTCCTTTTGTCATTCTCCTGCAGTTCTCCTGCACAAATACAAAAAATGCCATCTACTTTAGTGACTTAGGCAACACTGAGTTTAGTAGCGCAACTGAGAAGCTTGAGCCGGTTATCCAAAGAAATGACCTCCTTAATATTTCTGTCAGCAGTCTCAACCCAAATGCGTCCCAAATTTTCAATGTTAACAGCACAGGTGACATCCGAAGTATAAGTGCATCTAGCTCAGTAGCACCAGCCACAGGCTATCTGGTTGACCAAGATGGATTTATTCAGTTTCCGGTGTTAGGAAAAGTCAAAGCAGCGGGTTTAACCAAAAAGGCACTGAAAGATGGGATAGAAAACGAGCTCCTCAGGAGAAAGCTGCTATTAGATCCTATTGTGGATGTGCGCTATCTAAATTACAAAGTATCGGTTTTAGGTGAAGTAGCAAACCCATCTGTACTGACGGTACCTAATGAAAAGATAACCCTGCTCGAGGCTCTAGGCTTAGCTGGTGATCTAACCATATTTGCCAGTCGTAACAATGTACTCCTTATCAGAGAGGAAGAAGGAAAGAAAAAGCTGATTAGGATTGACTTAACAACAGATGAATTATTTAAATCGCCCTATTACTACTTGAAGTCTAATGACATCGTTTATGTTGAGCCGAATAAGACTAAAATAGCCTCCGCGGGTGCTGCAAGGCAGTGGCTTCCACTTGTAATTAGCTCTCTGACATTAGTAGTAGTTAGCATAGATCGTTTAACGAGATAA